A genomic region of Cyprinus carpio isolate SPL01 chromosome B13, ASM1834038v1, whole genome shotgun sequence contains the following coding sequences:
- the LOC109100672 gene encoding zinc finger MIZ domain-containing protein 1-like isoform X1 — MNSIPSMDRHIQQTNDRLLCIKQFEQHLQNPANFQTAATELLDWCGDPRAFQRPFEQSLMGCLTVVSRVAAQQGFDLDLGYRLLAVCAANRDKFTPKSAETTTCRRCQSDTALLSSWCEELGRLLLLRHQKNRQSDPPGKVPLQPPMNSMKPSLSHCDGSFPYDSVPWQQNANQAPGSLSVVTTVWGVTNTSQSQVLGNPMANTNNPMNPGGNTLGTSMSGNNPGINSPQFPGQQQQFSAKGGSNQAYMQQSMYGRPGHPGGGGFGGSYPGGPNAPGGIGMPPHTRPPSDFTQPAAAAAAAAVAAAAATATATATATVAALQETNKDMNQYNQVCSSFQMGPTQGYNNQFMNQPGPRGPPSMAGGMNPAGMGGGMNSSNMSGPPMGMNQPRGPGMGPFGGHGQRMPQQGYPGPRPQSMPMQGTKRHYPGEPNYGGQQFGPNGQFPNQQGQYPNPNASRALPSPNYPGQRMPGQQGSGQYPPTGVAMGQYYKQEPFNGQNNNFSGGGYGYSQGNGPPRQVVNYPHSPVPGNPTPPMTPGSSIPYMSPSQDVKPPFPPDMKPNMTSLPPPPTNPNEELRLTFPVRDGVVLEPFRLEHNLAVSNHVFHLRPSVHQTLMWRSDLELQFKCYHHEDRQMNTNWPASVQVSVNATPLTIERGDNKTSHKPLHLKHVCQPGRNTIQITVTACCCSHLFVLQLVHRPSVRSVLQGLLKKRLLPAEHCITKIKRNFSSVAASSGNATLNGEDGVEQTAIKVSLKCPITFRRIQLPARGHDCKHVQCFDLESYLQLNCERGTWRCPVCNKTALLEGLEVDQYMWGILNAIQNSEFEEVTIDPTCSWRPVPIKSDIHIKEDPDGPLAKRFKTMSPSQMIMPNVLDMIAQLGPGPSPYTPLPPQHGGNNGEYGGHGRGNSYQGHGNFDFSHSNSGGGTPMNDFMHGPQLSHPPDMPSSLMGPDKPLAHGMPDSMPRPVSADQSHASMQPGMHASPHPNSQSAQPLHHSGPPSSQHPRQPPPPQQPGQNSHPHAEMTFNPAADGQAGGQGPADMPEPSLDLLPELANPDELLSYLDPPDLPSSSNDDLLSLFENN, encoded by the exons AAACCACCACCTGCAGGAGATGTCAGAGTGACACAG cTCTCCTGTCGTCCTGGTGCGAGGAGCTGGGACGGCTGCTCTTGTTGCGGCATCAGAAGAATCGTCAGAGCGATCCACCGGGCAAAGTACCCTTGCAGCCACCCATGAACTCCATGAAGCCCTCGCTCTCACATTG TGATGGGTCCTTTCCATATGACAGTGTTCCCTGGCAACAAAACGCTAACCAGGCCCCGGGTTCACTGTCGGTAGTTACGACGGTGTGGGGAGTTACCAATACATCACAAAGTCAG GTCTTGGGTAACCCCATGGCCAATACTAACAATCCCATGAACCCTGGAGGCAATACACTAGGGACGAGTATGTCAGGCAACAACCCAGGGATCAACTCACCTCAGTTCCCTGGCCAACAACAACAGTTTTCAGCCAAAGGGGGATCCAACCAGGCCTACATGCAGCAAAGCATGTATGGGCGTCCAGGGCACCCGGGAGGAGGAGGCTTTGGTGGAAG TTACCCAGGTGGGCCAAATGCTCCGGGTGGCATAGGCATGCCCCCCCATACACGACCGCCCTCTGATTTCACCcaacctgctgctgctgccgccgccgccgccgtcGCTGCTGCCGCCGCCACCGCAACAGCTACTGCCACAGCAACCGTGGCAGCCCTGCAAGAGACCAATAAAGACATGAACCAGTATAACCAG GTCTGCTCCTCTTTCCAGATGGGGCCTACGCAAGGCTACAATAACCAGTTCATGAACCAGCCAGGGCCCCGTGGACCCCCGTCCATGGCTGGAGGCATGAACCCAGCTGGTATGGGTGGTGGCATGAATAGCTCCAACATGAGTGGCCCACCAATGGGTATGAACCAGCCCAGAGGCCCAGGAATGGGGCCCTTCGGTGGCCACGGCCAAAGGATGCCTCAACAGGGTTACCCTGGACCCAGACCTCAGTCCATGCCCATGCAGGGCACCAAGAGGCACTATCCAGGAGAG CCTAATTATGGAGGCCAGCAGTTTGGACCCAACGGCCAGTTTCCCAACCAGCAAGGGCAGTACCCTAACCCAAACGCTTCTAGAGCCCTTCCTTCACCCAATTACCCTGGCCAAAGGATGCCAGGACAACAGGGCTCTGGCCAGTACCCCCCTACTGGGGTAGCCATGGGCCAATACTATAAG CAAGAGCCATTTAATGGTCAGAACAACAATTTCTCTGGTGGTGGTTATGGGTATAGTCAAGGAAATGGG CCTCCTCGGCAGGTGGTGAACTACCCACACTCGCCAGTTCCTGGGAACCCCACGCCACCCATGACCCCTGGAAGTAGTATACCATACATGTCGCCCAGTCAAGATGTCAAGCCCCCGTTTCCTCCAGACATGAAGCCAAACATGACGTCTTTGCCTCCACCTCCAA CCAACCCCAATGAGGAGCTGCGTTTGACGTTCCCAGTGAGAGACGGAGTGGTGCTGGAGCCCTTTAGATTAGAGCACAACCTGGCCGTCAGTAACCACGTCTTCCATCTGCGCCCCTCCGTCCACCAGACGCTTATGTGGAG ATCTGATCTGGAGCTGCAGTTTAAGTGCTATCATCATGAGGACCGACAAATGAACACCAATTGGCCCGCATCCGTCCAAGTCAGCGTCAATGCCACCCCCCTCACTATTGAGAGGGGCGACAATAAAACATCCCACAAACCCCTGCATCTAAAGCATGTGTGTCAGCCAGGGAGAAACACCATCCAGATTACGGTCACAGCCTGCTGTTGT TCGCACTTGTTCGTGCTGCAGCTGGTCCATAGGCCTTCGGTGCGATCGGTCCTGCAAGGGCTCCTCAAGAAGAGGCTCCTTCCTGCCGAACATTGCATTACCAAAA TTAAAAGAAACTTCAGTAGCGTAGCAGCGTCCTCTGGGAATGCCACACTAAATGGAGAGGATGGAGTAGAGCAGACAGCCATCAAAGTGTCCCTCAAGTGTCCAATCACATTCCGACGGATCCAGCTCCCTGCTAGGGGACATGACTGCAAACACGTGCAG TGCTTTGACTTAGAGTCCTATCTTCAGCTCAACTGTGAGAGAGGAACGTGGAGATGTCCTGTATGCAA TAAAACAGCATTATTGGAAGGGCTGGAGGTGGATCAGTACATGTGGGGAATTCTCAATGCGATCCAAAA TTCGGAGTTTGAAGAGGTCACCATCGACCCTACGTGTAGTTGGAGGCCGGTGCCCATAAAGTCAGACATTCATATAAAGGAGGACCCAGATGGCCCTCTGGCCAAGCGTTTTAAGACCATGAGTCCCAGTCAAATGATCATGCCTAATGTGTTGGATATGATCGCCCAGCTGGGTCCCGGCCCTTCACCCtacacccccctcccccctcagCACGGAGGAAATAATGGCGAATATGGGGGCCATGGTAGAG GCAATAGTTATCAGGGCCATGGAAACTTTGACTTCTCCCACAGTAACTCTGGTGGCGGAACTCCCATGAATGACTTCATGCATGGACCCCAGCTCTCACATCCTCCAGACATGCCCAGCAGCCTCATGGGCCCTGACAAGCCTCTCGCCCACGGCATGCCCGACTCG ATGCCCCGTCCTGTGAGCGCTGATCAATCCCATGCTTCCATGCAGCCAGGCATGCACGCATCCCCTCACCCCAACAGCCAATCAGCTCAGCCATTGCATCACAGCGGCCCCCCATCCTCCCAGCACCCACGCCAGCCCCCGCCCCCCCAGCAGCCAGGCCAAAACAGTCACCCACATGCCGAAATGACCTTCAACCCCGCCGCTGATGGGCAGGCAGGTGGCCAGGGACCTGCAGACATGCCCGAGCCTTCTCTGGAT cTTCTGCCAGAACTGGCGAACCCAGACGAGTTGCTGTCATACTTAGACCCTCCTGACCTCCCAAGCAGCAGCAATGACGATCTGCTTTCCCTTTTTGAGAACAACTGA
- the LOC109100672 gene encoding zinc finger MIZ domain-containing protein 1-like isoform X5, with product MLHTLLSSWCEELGRLLLLRHQKNRQSDPPGKVPLQPPMNSMKPSLSHCDGSFPYDSVPWQQNANQAPGSLSVVTTVWGVTNTSQSQVLGNPMANTNNPMNPGGNTLGTSMSGNNPGINSPQFPGQQQQFSAKGGSNQAYMQQSMYGRPGHPGGGGFGGSYPGGPNAPGGIGMPPHTRPPSDFTQPAAAAAAAAVAAAAATATATATATVAALQETNKDMNQYNQVCSSFQMGPTQGYNNQFMNQPGPRGPPSMAGGMNPAGMGGGMNSSNMSGPPMGMNQPRGPGMGPFGGHGQRMPQQGYPGPRPQSMPMQGTKRHYPGEPNYGGQQFGPNGQFPNQQGQYPNPNASRALPSPNYPGQRMPGQQGSGQYPPTGVAMGQYYKQEPFNGQNNNFSGGGYGYSQGNGPPRQVVNYPHSPVPGNPTPPMTPGSSIPYMSPSQDVKPPFPPDMKPNMTSLPPPPTNPNEELRLTFPVRDGVVLEPFRLEHNLAVSNHVFHLRPSVHQTLMWRSDLELQFKCYHHEDRQMNTNWPASVQVSVNATPLTIERGDNKTSHKPLHLKHVCQPGRNTIQITVTACCCSHLFVLQLVHRPSVRSVLQGLLKKRLLPAEHCITKIKRNFSSVAASSGNATLNGEDGVEQTAIKVSLKCPITFRRIQLPARGHDCKHVQCFDLESYLQLNCERGTWRCPVCNKTALLEGLEVDQYMWGILNAIQNSEFEEVTIDPTCSWRPVPIKSDIHIKEDPDGPLAKRFKTMSPSQMIMPNVLDMIAQLGPGPSPYTPLPPQHGGNNGEYGGHGRGNSYQGHGNFDFSHSNSGGGTPMNDFMHGPQLSHPPDMPSSLMGPDKPLAHGMPDSMPRPVSADQSHASMQPGMHASPHPNSQSAQPLHHSGPPSSQHPRQPPPPQQPGQNSHPHAEMTFNPAADGQAGGQGPADMPEPSLDLLPELANPDELLSYLDPPDLPSSSNDDLLSLFENN from the exons ATGCTACATA cTCTCCTGTCGTCCTGGTGCGAGGAGCTGGGACGGCTGCTCTTGTTGCGGCATCAGAAGAATCGTCAGAGCGATCCACCGGGCAAAGTACCCTTGCAGCCACCCATGAACTCCATGAAGCCCTCGCTCTCACATTG TGATGGGTCCTTTCCATATGACAGTGTTCCCTGGCAACAAAACGCTAACCAGGCCCCGGGTTCACTGTCGGTAGTTACGACGGTGTGGGGAGTTACCAATACATCACAAAGTCAG GTCTTGGGTAACCCCATGGCCAATACTAACAATCCCATGAACCCTGGAGGCAATACACTAGGGACGAGTATGTCAGGCAACAACCCAGGGATCAACTCACCTCAGTTCCCTGGCCAACAACAACAGTTTTCAGCCAAAGGGGGATCCAACCAGGCCTACATGCAGCAAAGCATGTATGGGCGTCCAGGGCACCCGGGAGGAGGAGGCTTTGGTGGAAG TTACCCAGGTGGGCCAAATGCTCCGGGTGGCATAGGCATGCCCCCCCATACACGACCGCCCTCTGATTTCACCcaacctgctgctgctgccgccgccgccgccgtcGCTGCTGCCGCCGCCACCGCAACAGCTACTGCCACAGCAACCGTGGCAGCCCTGCAAGAGACCAATAAAGACATGAACCAGTATAACCAG GTCTGCTCCTCTTTCCAGATGGGGCCTACGCAAGGCTACAATAACCAGTTCATGAACCAGCCAGGGCCCCGTGGACCCCCGTCCATGGCTGGAGGCATGAACCCAGCTGGTATGGGTGGTGGCATGAATAGCTCCAACATGAGTGGCCCACCAATGGGTATGAACCAGCCCAGAGGCCCAGGAATGGGGCCCTTCGGTGGCCACGGCCAAAGGATGCCTCAACAGGGTTACCCTGGACCCAGACCTCAGTCCATGCCCATGCAGGGCACCAAGAGGCACTATCCAGGAGAG CCTAATTATGGAGGCCAGCAGTTTGGACCCAACGGCCAGTTTCCCAACCAGCAAGGGCAGTACCCTAACCCAAACGCTTCTAGAGCCCTTCCTTCACCCAATTACCCTGGCCAAAGGATGCCAGGACAACAGGGCTCTGGCCAGTACCCCCCTACTGGGGTAGCCATGGGCCAATACTATAAG CAAGAGCCATTTAATGGTCAGAACAACAATTTCTCTGGTGGTGGTTATGGGTATAGTCAAGGAAATGGG CCTCCTCGGCAGGTGGTGAACTACCCACACTCGCCAGTTCCTGGGAACCCCACGCCACCCATGACCCCTGGAAGTAGTATACCATACATGTCGCCCAGTCAAGATGTCAAGCCCCCGTTTCCTCCAGACATGAAGCCAAACATGACGTCTTTGCCTCCACCTCCAA CCAACCCCAATGAGGAGCTGCGTTTGACGTTCCCAGTGAGAGACGGAGTGGTGCTGGAGCCCTTTAGATTAGAGCACAACCTGGCCGTCAGTAACCACGTCTTCCATCTGCGCCCCTCCGTCCACCAGACGCTTATGTGGAG ATCTGATCTGGAGCTGCAGTTTAAGTGCTATCATCATGAGGACCGACAAATGAACACCAATTGGCCCGCATCCGTCCAAGTCAGCGTCAATGCCACCCCCCTCACTATTGAGAGGGGCGACAATAAAACATCCCACAAACCCCTGCATCTAAAGCATGTGTGTCAGCCAGGGAGAAACACCATCCAGATTACGGTCACAGCCTGCTGTTGT TCGCACTTGTTCGTGCTGCAGCTGGTCCATAGGCCTTCGGTGCGATCGGTCCTGCAAGGGCTCCTCAAGAAGAGGCTCCTTCCTGCCGAACATTGCATTACCAAAA TTAAAAGAAACTTCAGTAGCGTAGCAGCGTCCTCTGGGAATGCCACACTAAATGGAGAGGATGGAGTAGAGCAGACAGCCATCAAAGTGTCCCTCAAGTGTCCAATCACATTCCGACGGATCCAGCTCCCTGCTAGGGGACATGACTGCAAACACGTGCAG TGCTTTGACTTAGAGTCCTATCTTCAGCTCAACTGTGAGAGAGGAACGTGGAGATGTCCTGTATGCAA TAAAACAGCATTATTGGAAGGGCTGGAGGTGGATCAGTACATGTGGGGAATTCTCAATGCGATCCAAAA TTCGGAGTTTGAAGAGGTCACCATCGACCCTACGTGTAGTTGGAGGCCGGTGCCCATAAAGTCAGACATTCATATAAAGGAGGACCCAGATGGCCCTCTGGCCAAGCGTTTTAAGACCATGAGTCCCAGTCAAATGATCATGCCTAATGTGTTGGATATGATCGCCCAGCTGGGTCCCGGCCCTTCACCCtacacccccctcccccctcagCACGGAGGAAATAATGGCGAATATGGGGGCCATGGTAGAG GCAATAGTTATCAGGGCCATGGAAACTTTGACTTCTCCCACAGTAACTCTGGTGGCGGAACTCCCATGAATGACTTCATGCATGGACCCCAGCTCTCACATCCTCCAGACATGCCCAGCAGCCTCATGGGCCCTGACAAGCCTCTCGCCCACGGCATGCCCGACTCG ATGCCCCGTCCTGTGAGCGCTGATCAATCCCATGCTTCCATGCAGCCAGGCATGCACGCATCCCCTCACCCCAACAGCCAATCAGCTCAGCCATTGCATCACAGCGGCCCCCCATCCTCCCAGCACCCACGCCAGCCCCCGCCCCCCCAGCAGCCAGGCCAAAACAGTCACCCACATGCCGAAATGACCTTCAACCCCGCCGCTGATGGGCAGGCAGGTGGCCAGGGACCTGCAGACATGCCCGAGCCTTCTCTGGAT cTTCTGCCAGAACTGGCGAACCCAGACGAGTTGCTGTCATACTTAGACCCTCCTGACCTCCCAAGCAGCAGCAATGACGATCTGCTTTCCCTTTTTGAGAACAACTGA
- the LOC109100672 gene encoding zinc finger MIZ domain-containing protein 1-like isoform X2 codes for MNSIPSMDRHIQQTNDRLLCIKQHLQNPANFQTAATELLDWCGDPRAFQRPFEQSLMGCLTVVSRVAAQQGFDLDLGYRLLAVCAANRDKFTPKSAETTTCRRCQSDTALLSSWCEELGRLLLLRHQKNRQSDPPGKVPLQPPMNSMKPSLSHCDGSFPYDSVPWQQNANQAPGSLSVVTTVWGVTNTSQSQVLGNPMANTNNPMNPGGNTLGTSMSGNNPGINSPQFPGQQQQFSAKGGSNQAYMQQSMYGRPGHPGGGGFGGSYPGGPNAPGGIGMPPHTRPPSDFTQPAAAAAAAAVAAAAATATATATATVAALQETNKDMNQYNQVCSSFQMGPTQGYNNQFMNQPGPRGPPSMAGGMNPAGMGGGMNSSNMSGPPMGMNQPRGPGMGPFGGHGQRMPQQGYPGPRPQSMPMQGTKRHYPGEPNYGGQQFGPNGQFPNQQGQYPNPNASRALPSPNYPGQRMPGQQGSGQYPPTGVAMGQYYKQEPFNGQNNNFSGGGYGYSQGNGPPRQVVNYPHSPVPGNPTPPMTPGSSIPYMSPSQDVKPPFPPDMKPNMTSLPPPPTNPNEELRLTFPVRDGVVLEPFRLEHNLAVSNHVFHLRPSVHQTLMWRSDLELQFKCYHHEDRQMNTNWPASVQVSVNATPLTIERGDNKTSHKPLHLKHVCQPGRNTIQITVTACCCSHLFVLQLVHRPSVRSVLQGLLKKRLLPAEHCITKIKRNFSSVAASSGNATLNGEDGVEQTAIKVSLKCPITFRRIQLPARGHDCKHVQCFDLESYLQLNCERGTWRCPVCNKTALLEGLEVDQYMWGILNAIQNSEFEEVTIDPTCSWRPVPIKSDIHIKEDPDGPLAKRFKTMSPSQMIMPNVLDMIAQLGPGPSPYTPLPPQHGGNNGEYGGHGRGNSYQGHGNFDFSHSNSGGGTPMNDFMHGPQLSHPPDMPSSLMGPDKPLAHGMPDSMPRPVSADQSHASMQPGMHASPHPNSQSAQPLHHSGPPSSQHPRQPPPPQQPGQNSHPHAEMTFNPAADGQAGGQGPADMPEPSLDLLPELANPDELLSYLDPPDLPSSSNDDLLSLFENN; via the exons AAACCACCACCTGCAGGAGATGTCAGAGTGACACAG cTCTCCTGTCGTCCTGGTGCGAGGAGCTGGGACGGCTGCTCTTGTTGCGGCATCAGAAGAATCGTCAGAGCGATCCACCGGGCAAAGTACCCTTGCAGCCACCCATGAACTCCATGAAGCCCTCGCTCTCACATTG TGATGGGTCCTTTCCATATGACAGTGTTCCCTGGCAACAAAACGCTAACCAGGCCCCGGGTTCACTGTCGGTAGTTACGACGGTGTGGGGAGTTACCAATACATCACAAAGTCAG GTCTTGGGTAACCCCATGGCCAATACTAACAATCCCATGAACCCTGGAGGCAATACACTAGGGACGAGTATGTCAGGCAACAACCCAGGGATCAACTCACCTCAGTTCCCTGGCCAACAACAACAGTTTTCAGCCAAAGGGGGATCCAACCAGGCCTACATGCAGCAAAGCATGTATGGGCGTCCAGGGCACCCGGGAGGAGGAGGCTTTGGTGGAAG TTACCCAGGTGGGCCAAATGCTCCGGGTGGCATAGGCATGCCCCCCCATACACGACCGCCCTCTGATTTCACCcaacctgctgctgctgccgccgccgccgccgtcGCTGCTGCCGCCGCCACCGCAACAGCTACTGCCACAGCAACCGTGGCAGCCCTGCAAGAGACCAATAAAGACATGAACCAGTATAACCAG GTCTGCTCCTCTTTCCAGATGGGGCCTACGCAAGGCTACAATAACCAGTTCATGAACCAGCCAGGGCCCCGTGGACCCCCGTCCATGGCTGGAGGCATGAACCCAGCTGGTATGGGTGGTGGCATGAATAGCTCCAACATGAGTGGCCCACCAATGGGTATGAACCAGCCCAGAGGCCCAGGAATGGGGCCCTTCGGTGGCCACGGCCAAAGGATGCCTCAACAGGGTTACCCTGGACCCAGACCTCAGTCCATGCCCATGCAGGGCACCAAGAGGCACTATCCAGGAGAG CCTAATTATGGAGGCCAGCAGTTTGGACCCAACGGCCAGTTTCCCAACCAGCAAGGGCAGTACCCTAACCCAAACGCTTCTAGAGCCCTTCCTTCACCCAATTACCCTGGCCAAAGGATGCCAGGACAACAGGGCTCTGGCCAGTACCCCCCTACTGGGGTAGCCATGGGCCAATACTATAAG CAAGAGCCATTTAATGGTCAGAACAACAATTTCTCTGGTGGTGGTTATGGGTATAGTCAAGGAAATGGG CCTCCTCGGCAGGTGGTGAACTACCCACACTCGCCAGTTCCTGGGAACCCCACGCCACCCATGACCCCTGGAAGTAGTATACCATACATGTCGCCCAGTCAAGATGTCAAGCCCCCGTTTCCTCCAGACATGAAGCCAAACATGACGTCTTTGCCTCCACCTCCAA CCAACCCCAATGAGGAGCTGCGTTTGACGTTCCCAGTGAGAGACGGAGTGGTGCTGGAGCCCTTTAGATTAGAGCACAACCTGGCCGTCAGTAACCACGTCTTCCATCTGCGCCCCTCCGTCCACCAGACGCTTATGTGGAG ATCTGATCTGGAGCTGCAGTTTAAGTGCTATCATCATGAGGACCGACAAATGAACACCAATTGGCCCGCATCCGTCCAAGTCAGCGTCAATGCCACCCCCCTCACTATTGAGAGGGGCGACAATAAAACATCCCACAAACCCCTGCATCTAAAGCATGTGTGTCAGCCAGGGAGAAACACCATCCAGATTACGGTCACAGCCTGCTGTTGT TCGCACTTGTTCGTGCTGCAGCTGGTCCATAGGCCTTCGGTGCGATCGGTCCTGCAAGGGCTCCTCAAGAAGAGGCTCCTTCCTGCCGAACATTGCATTACCAAAA TTAAAAGAAACTTCAGTAGCGTAGCAGCGTCCTCTGGGAATGCCACACTAAATGGAGAGGATGGAGTAGAGCAGACAGCCATCAAAGTGTCCCTCAAGTGTCCAATCACATTCCGACGGATCCAGCTCCCTGCTAGGGGACATGACTGCAAACACGTGCAG TGCTTTGACTTAGAGTCCTATCTTCAGCTCAACTGTGAGAGAGGAACGTGGAGATGTCCTGTATGCAA TAAAACAGCATTATTGGAAGGGCTGGAGGTGGATCAGTACATGTGGGGAATTCTCAATGCGATCCAAAA TTCGGAGTTTGAAGAGGTCACCATCGACCCTACGTGTAGTTGGAGGCCGGTGCCCATAAAGTCAGACATTCATATAAAGGAGGACCCAGATGGCCCTCTGGCCAAGCGTTTTAAGACCATGAGTCCCAGTCAAATGATCATGCCTAATGTGTTGGATATGATCGCCCAGCTGGGTCCCGGCCCTTCACCCtacacccccctcccccctcagCACGGAGGAAATAATGGCGAATATGGGGGCCATGGTAGAG GCAATAGTTATCAGGGCCATGGAAACTTTGACTTCTCCCACAGTAACTCTGGTGGCGGAACTCCCATGAATGACTTCATGCATGGACCCCAGCTCTCACATCCTCCAGACATGCCCAGCAGCCTCATGGGCCCTGACAAGCCTCTCGCCCACGGCATGCCCGACTCG ATGCCCCGTCCTGTGAGCGCTGATCAATCCCATGCTTCCATGCAGCCAGGCATGCACGCATCCCCTCACCCCAACAGCCAATCAGCTCAGCCATTGCATCACAGCGGCCCCCCATCCTCCCAGCACCCACGCCAGCCCCCGCCCCCCCAGCAGCCAGGCCAAAACAGTCACCCACATGCCGAAATGACCTTCAACCCCGCCGCTGATGGGCAGGCAGGTGGCCAGGGACCTGCAGACATGCCCGAGCCTTCTCTGGAT cTTCTGCCAGAACTGGCGAACCCAGACGAGTTGCTGTCATACTTAGACCCTCCTGACCTCCCAAGCAGCAGCAATGACGATCTGCTTTCCCTTTTTGAGAACAACTGA